The following proteins come from a genomic window of Nostoc sp. TCL26-01:
- a CDS encoding DUF3727 domain-containing protein, translating to MFSSPFSEDNDHAPTGSITLTDEKGRSLECYIEHSLSVDEQEYVLLLPVDSPIEIFAWQGEYEEEEAILVEFDDAIVDQIFGTAQAVLAEQNLLLKQTAYALTVAGDLPPVEESELFTLEIEDEAADLEPEQLQLLANFYYEDQEYAIYTPLDPLLFFAKITKTGEPVLLSPEEFRQVQPLLEEQLFNEVE from the coding sequence ATGTTTTCCTCTCCATTTTCTGAAGATAACGACCATGCTCCTACAGGTTCCATCACCCTGACTGATGAAAAAGGGCGATCGCTGGAATGTTACATCGAACATTCACTCTCAGTGGATGAACAAGAATACGTTTTGTTGCTGCCGGTAGACTCACCCATAGAAATTTTTGCTTGGCAAGGTGAATACGAGGAAGAAGAAGCCATCTTGGTAGAGTTTGATGATGCCATTGTTGACCAAATTTTTGGCACGGCTCAAGCTGTCTTAGCTGAACAAAACCTATTGCTCAAACAAACAGCCTATGCTCTGACTGTGGCAGGTGATTTACCTCCAGTAGAAGAGTCAGAACTATTTACCCTCGAAATTGAAGACGAAGCAGCAGATTTAGAACCAGAACAACTCCAACTACTCGCTAACTTCTATTATGAAGATCAGGAGTATGCGATTTATACACCTCTAGATCCTCTGCTGTTTTTTGCTAAAATCACAAAAACGGGTGAACCAGTATTACTCTCCCCAGAAGAGTTTCGCCAAGTGCAACCCCTGTTAGAAGAACAACTTTTTAATGAAGTTGAATAG